TAGGTTTAGTGGGCGGGCAGTGCCAACAAAGCGATTATTGGCAGCTTAGTGCGTTATCAGCGCCAGATTTTGAAGAGGGAACGTTAAGCTTTGATTTAGGAGTCCCGTTTGAGCTTAATCATAATAATCCGCTTCGCGCCCCTGCGCCTTTAGATCAAGCCGATATGTTTTGGAGTTGGCAAATGGGCCATAAATTTTTACGGCTAGATGTGGCGAATCCATCTGATGCCCGTTCGTTTTCCTATCATTTAGGCTCAACGGGCTGTGATGCAGTATCAAGTTTACGCGCGCCAAAAACGCCCTGCCAGCATCCAAATTTAGTTACCATTACACTCAAAGACTTTAAAGTAAATCAGCCAATTTATCTTGATTTAGCCGTATTGCTCAAAGACGTGACGCTTAATCAAGATAACCGTTGTATGAGCGAGCAAAACAACCCCGTTTGCTTGCGTTTATTTGGCCAATTACAGCGCGATAAGGTCTTTTATCAGTGAACCGACACTTCTTTTTAAGCCTGATTTTTTTAAGTCTGATTTTTTTAAACTTGTTTGGCTGCGAACAAAAAACGTCAGCGCCAGCATATCAATGGGCTATCCCTGAAGGATTTCCAAAACCACAGGTACCCAGTGATAACCCAATGAGCGACGAAAAAGTCGCCCTAGGGCGGTTTTTGTTTTACGACACTAATTTGTCAGCTAATCAAACACAAAGTTGTGCCTCATGCCATCAGCAACCCCATGCATTTGCAGAGCCTTTAAAGGTATCGGTAGGTTCTACTGGAGAGCGCCATCGTCGCAATGCCCAAGCTTTGGTCAATATTGCTTATAATAAAACCCTCACTTGGGCGCATCCGAGTTTAGATTCAATCGAGCTGCAAATGTTGCTGCCACTGTTTGGTGAGACGCCTGTGGAAATGGGCATTACAGGTCATGAACAAACAGTACTAGCACGTTTTAATAATGGCCACTATCAAACGTTATTTGTGGCCGCATTTGGTTCAACCGAAGTGAGTTTTAATAAGATTAATCAGGCGATTGCCAGTTTTGTTCGCAGTTTAGTATCTTTTACCAGCCCATTTGATCAATACGCTTATGGCCTTGATGATAATGCGCTCAACGAAAGCCAATTGCGTGGTATGAACTTGTTTTTTTCAGAGCGTTTAGAGTGCCATCATTGCCATGGCGGCTTTAACTTTACTCAATCGACCAGTCATGAAAAGCAGCTGCTTGACCGTCGCCCTTTTCATAATACGGGGTTATACAATCAGGAAAATTCTTATCCAAACAAGGATATAGGCTTGGCTGAAATGACCTTAGAGCAGCGCGATAACGGCGCATTTCGAGCGCCAACCCTGCGAAATATCGCAAAAAGTGCGCCCTATATGCACGATGGCAGTGTCGCCACATTAGCTGATGTTGTTGATATTTACGCCGCAGGTGGACGCAATGTTACTCAAGGTGATTATATCGGCGACGGCCGCCAAAATAGCCATAAAAGCCCTTTTGTGAAGGGGTTTGAATTAAGCGAAAGTGAAAAAAACGATTTACTGGCCTTTTTAAACTCGCTAACCGACCAAGCGTTTTTAACCAATGCCGCGTTTAGTAATCCGTTTGTATCTTCCCAAAATCACCAAGCATTAAAATAGTGATTTTGATTATAAAGTACTTGGTTTACAAAGCGCTTTTGGGTGTCCAGAGCATTTCATATTCATGTTCTGTTTCGCCTACTTGTTTAAATCCTAAACGCAAATATAGGTGCTGCGCGGGATTTGATTTAAATACCGTTAAATAGACATCAGCGTGATCGTGCGCAGCTTGCTCAAGCAATTGGTTAACAAGGGTGTAGCCGATTCTGCGGTTTTGAAAATCAGGATGCACCTGAATTTGCACTAAAAACCATTGGTTTTTATCGGCTAAAAAGCAGGTTTTGAATAACCCCGCGGGGTGGTTATCGACCATGATTATTTTGGCATCGTCAAAGCGATAATTAACCCGCTCAAGATAGTCTTCTTTGCTTGTTGGTAGGCCCATCGCCGCAATATGCGGGCCCATGGTTTGCCCTCGTAATTCTAGTAAAAAGGCAGAGTCTGCTGGTATTGCTTTTCTGAGCTCAATCTTCATTGTTACCTCTGCTTGGGTTTTTTGATTATCTTGTTTTTTTATCATATGGTTTTATACAACTAAAAACCAAACATTAAC
This genomic stretch from Pseudoalteromonas tunicata harbors:
- a CDS encoding MbnP family copper-binding protein, giving the protein MYFYKRLACAVGCLLLVACQPETPVTFKFIPVYNGAPIECEKTWQHQQQTGWQIRTLQFFVTNLTLENDMQKQEFSLQTTVNSNPTIGLVGGQCQQSDYWQLSALSAPDFEEGTLSFDLGVPFELNHNNPLRAPAPLDQADMFWSWQMGHKFLRLDVANPSDARSFSYHLGSTGCDAVSSLRAPKTPCQHPNLVTITLKDFKVNQPIYLDLAVLLKDVTLNQDNRCMSEQNNPVCLRLFGQLQRDKVFYQ
- a CDS encoding methanobactin export MATE transporter MbnM, whose product is MNRHFFLSLIFLSLIFLNLFGCEQKTSAPAYQWAIPEGFPKPQVPSDNPMSDEKVALGRFLFYDTNLSANQTQSCASCHQQPHAFAEPLKVSVGSTGERHRRNAQALVNIAYNKTLTWAHPSLDSIELQMLLPLFGETPVEMGITGHEQTVLARFNNGHYQTLFVAAFGSTEVSFNKINQAIASFVRSLVSFTSPFDQYAYGLDDNALNESQLRGMNLFFSERLECHHCHGGFNFTQSTSHEKQLLDRRPFHNTGLYNQENSYPNKDIGLAEMTLEQRDNGAFRAPTLRNIAKSAPYMHDGSVATLADVVDIYAAGGRNVTQGDYIGDGRQNSHKSPFVKGFELSESEKNDLLAFLNSLTDQAFLTNAAFSNPFVSSQNHQALK
- a CDS encoding GNAT family N-acetyltransferase — protein: MIKKQDNQKTQAEVTMKIELRKAIPADSAFLLELRGQTMGPHIAAMGLPTSKEDYLERVNYRFDDAKIIMVDNHPAGLFKTCFLADKNQWFLVQIQVHPDFQNRRIGYTLVNQLLEQAAHDHADVYLTVFKSNPAQHLYLRLGFKQVGETEHEYEMLWTPKSAL